One part of the Phacochoerus africanus isolate WHEZ1 chromosome 7, ROS_Pafr_v1, whole genome shotgun sequence genome encodes these proteins:
- the LOC125130338 gene encoding proline-rich protein 2-like has product MYGEPAVSQTVSHEQWEIQGANQDPQAPGGYRGGPAAKWKEFLPPGHLQRPSRAKPHPWRAGAREHGPPPSGAESELAGPAGNPVPALARAPHLPVSKRDSERDPSPTPAQTPPPPGLSQGPPSGPPRDPLTWPLRPRLPERASAAVGSPIAGLLGVAGGPHGDAAAAATSRSCGRAAAAPRPPPPGSPPPPSSGRGRAPRPLSPQPPAPLSQPRARLPRRAGGRGP; this is encoded by the exons ATGTACGGGGAGCCTGCTGTGAGCCAGACAGTGAGCCACGAACAGTGGGAGATCCAAGGAGCCAACCAAGATCCCCAGGCCCCGGGAGGTTACAGGGGGGGA CCGGCGGCGAAATGGAAGGAATTTCTCCCGCCTGGCCACCTCCAGCGCCCCTCACGGGCCAAACCCCACCCTTGGCGGGCTGGGGCGAGAGAGCACGGGCCGCCGCCCTCGGGGGCTGAGTCGGAGCTAGCCGGTCCCGCCGGGAatccggtccctgccctcgccCGCGCCCCCCACCTCCCGGTTTCCAAGCGGGACTCCGAGCGcgaccccagccccaccccggcGCAGACCCCACCGCCCCCGGGCCTCTCCCAGGGTCCCCCCAGCGGCCCCCCCCGCGACCCCCTCACCTGGCCTCTCCGGCCCCGCCTTCCGGAGAGGGCCTCGGCGGCGGTGGGGTCCCCCATCGCCGGGCTGCTGGGGGTCGCGGGGGGCCCCCACGGtgacgccgccgccgccgccacctcGCGCTCCTGCGGCCGCGCCGCCGCggccccgcgccccccgcccccggggagcccccccccccccagttccgGCCGCggccgcgccccccgccccctcagcCCGCAGCCGCCCGCGCCGCTGTCCCAGCCCCGGGCGCGCCTCccccggcgggcgggcgggcggggacCGTGA